Proteins encoded together in one Penicillium digitatum chromosome 1, complete sequence window:
- a CDS encoding Glycoside hydrolase, family 35 — MTRIFNFLLVLLACLGASTIADDQAVTQWPLHDNGLNNVVQWDHYSFQVNGQRIFIFSGEFHYWRIPVPALWRDILEKIKAAGFTAFAFYSSWAYHAPNNATVDFTTGPRDITPIFELAKELGLYIIVRPGPYVNAESNAGGFPLWLTTGEYGTLRNNDTRYTNAWTPYFTEVTEITSRHQVTNGHNSIVYQIENEYGNQWLGDPSLRVPNETAIAYMELLKANARKNGITLPLTVNDPNMATHSWGDDWSDAGGNVDVPGLDSYPSCWTCDISQCTSTNGAYVPFQVLEYHDYFQESQPSMPSFMPEFQGGSYNPWGGPEGGCPGDIGDDFANLFYRWNIGQRVTAMSLYMMFGGQNHGALAAPVTATSYDYSAPISEDRSIWSKYHETKLLALFTRSAKDLTLTEWIGNGTQYTDNSAVRAYELRNPETNAAFYATFHSNTSIATNEPFHLKINTSVGALTVPKYASTIRLNGHQSKIIVTDFTFGSKTLLYSTAEVLTYAVFDKRPTLVLWVPTGESGEFSLKGAKKGSIKKCQGCSRVKFIKEHGGLTTSFTQSTGTTVLEFDDDVRVVVLDRTSAYDFWAPALTNDPFVPETESVLVQGPYLVRGAKLTGSELAITGDVVNATTLDVFAPKGVNSVTWNGKKVLTNSTEYGSLKGSLDAPKSIKLPAFTSWKSKDSLPERFTDYDDSGVAWVDANHMTTLNPRTPTSLPVLYADQYGFHNGVRLWRGYFNGTATGAFINVQGGSAFGWSAWLNGKFLTSYLGDATTSQANLTLSFTNATVHTSTPNVLLIVHDDTGHDQTTGALNPRGIMDAKLLGSDSGFTHWRLAGTAGGELDLDPVRGVYNEDGLFAERVGWHLPGFDDSAWGLEKSQTKDLTTSVLSFKGATVRFFRTTIPLDIPANTDVSISFVLSTPAGATTKYRAQLFVNGYQYGRYHPYIGNQVVYPVPVGILDYTGENTIGVAVWAQSDEGASIGIDWRINYLAGSSLDVASFDTKYLRPGWTEERKKYA, encoded by the exons CACTACAGCTTCCAAGTAAACGGTCAAcgcatcttcatcttctccggTGAATTCCACTACTGGCGCATTCCCGTCCCAGCTCTATGGCGTGATATCCTCGAGAAAATTAAAGCCGCTGGTTTCACAGCCTTCGCCTTCTACTCCAGCTGGGCGTACCACGCACCGAACAACGCAACGGTGGACTTCACAACCGGCCCCCGCGATATCACCCCCATTTTCGAGCTCGCCAAGGAATTGGGGTTGTACATTATTGTTCGGCCTGGACCGTACGTCAACGCGGAATCTAATGCTGGTGGCTTCCCGTTGTGGTTGACTACGGGTGAGTACGGCACCCTTCGCAATAATGATACCCGCTACACAAATGCCTGGACCCCGTACTTTACCGAAGTGACGGAGATCACCAGTCGCCACCAGGTGACTAATGGACACAACTCCATTGTTTATCAGATTGAAAATGAGTACGGCAATCAATGGCTGGGCGATCCTTCCCTGCGTGTGCCGAATGAGACTGCCATTGCCTACATGGAGCTGCTTAAGGCCAATGCTCGTAAGAATGGTATCACGCTGCCGCTGACTGTGAATGATCCCAATATGGCCACGCACTCGTGGGgggatgactggtctgatGCTGGTGGTAATGTTGATGTCCCTGGTCTGGACTCGTATCCTTCG TGTTGGACCTGCGATATCAGCCAGTGCACCTCCACCAATGGTGCATACGTACCCTTCCAGGTCCTTGAATACCACGATTACTTCCAAGAATCTCAGCCTAGTATGCCTAGTTTCATGCCCGAGTTTCAAGGTGGCTCATACAATCCCTGGGGCGGACCAGAGGGTGGCTGCCCTGGCGATATCGGCGATGACTTTGCAAACTTGTTCTACCGCTGGAACATCGGGCAGCGTGTGACAGCAATGTCCTTGTACATGATGTTCGGTGGTCAAAACCACGGCGCCCTTGCTGCGCCAGTGACGGCTACCAGTTACGATTACTCGGCGCCGATCTCAGAGGACCGATCTATCTGGTCGAAATACCATGAGACTAAATTGCTGGCATTGTTCACTCGCTCTGCGAAGGATCTGACCCTGACGGAGTGGATTGGTAATGGAACGCAGTACACTGATAACTCCGCTGTGAGGGCTTATGAACTCCGGAATCCGGAGACAAATGCTGCGTTCTATGCCACCTTCCACTCGAACACTTCCATCGCGACGAACGAGCCGTTCCACTTGAAAATCAATACTTCGGTGGGTGCTCTGACTGTCCCTAAATATGCTAGCACTATTCGCTTGAATGGGCATCAATCGAAGATCATCGTCACGGACTTCACATTCGGTTCGAAGACTCTGCTGTACTCCACAGCCGAAGTGCTGACGTATGCTGTCTTCGATAAGCGGCCTACCCTGGTTCTCTGGGTCCCAACTGGCGAGTCTGGTGAGTTCTCTCTCAAGGGCGCCAAGAAGGGTTCTATCAAGAAATGTCAGGGATGTTCGCGGGTGAAGTTCATCAAGGAACATGGCGGTCTGACGACATCGTTCACGCAATCTACGGGCACAACTGTTCTGGAATTCGATGATGATGTTAGAGTGGTCGTGCTTGATAGAACATCGGCCTATGACTTCTGGGCTCCTGCACTCACAAATGATCCATTTGTGCCGGAGACAGAAAGTG TTCTCGTCCAGGGTCCGTATCTCGTCCGCGGCGCTAAGTTGACCGGATCCGAGCTAGCGATAACAGGCGACGTCGTCAACGCAACAACCCTGGATGTCTTTGCACCAAAGGGTGTAAACTCTGTGACTTGGAATGGAAAGAAGGTTCTTACCAACTCGACCGAGTATGGCAGTCTCAAGGGCTCGCTCGATGCCCCGAAATCTATCAAGCTGCCAGCTTTCACTTCATGGAAATCGAAAGACAGTCTGCCAGAGCGGTTCACAGATTATGATGATTCTGGTGTGGCGTGGGTTG ATGCCAACCATATGACAACGCTAAACCCTCGCACCCCGACAAGCCTACCTGTTCTCTATGCCGACCAATACGGATTCCACAACGGCGTCCGTCTGTGGCGCGGATACTTCAACGGAACAGCGACGGGAGCCTTCATCAACGTCCAAGGAGGATCTGCATT CGGTTGGTCCGCCTGGCTAAACGGCAAATTCCTCACCTCCTACCTCGGCGATGCAACCACATCCCAAGCAAATCTGACCCTGTCATTCACAAACGCAACCGTGCACACCAGCACACCAAACGTCCTTCTAATCGTCCACGACGACACAGGCCATGATCAAACCACCGGCGCTCTCAACCCGCGCGGTATCATGGACGCAAAACTTCTCGGCTCAGACTCGGGCTTCACGCACTGGCGTCTAGCCGGAACCGCAGGCGGAGAATTAGACTTGGACCCGGTGCGCGGTGTCTACAACGAGGACGGACTATTTGCCGAGCGTGTTGGATGGCATCTACCCGGCTTTGACGACTCAGCCTGGGGGCTGGAGAAATCCCAAACTAAGGACTTGACAACATCTGTCCTCAGCTTCAAGGGTGCGACGGTTCGCTTCTTCCGTACCACCATTCCCCTTGATATCCCTGCGAACACTGATGTCTCTATTTCGTTTGTTCTATCTACGCCGGCTGGTGCGACAACGAAGTATCGGGCTCAGTTGTTTGTCAATGGGTACCAGTATGGAAGGTACCATCCCTACATTGGAAATCAGGTTGTTTATCCTGTTCCTGTGGGAATTTTGGATTACACCGGAGAGAATACGATCGGTGTGGCTGTTTGGGCGCAAAGTGACGAAGGGGCTAGCATTGGAATTGACTGGCGGATTAATTATCTTGCCGGCAGTTCTTTGGATGTGGCTTCGTTTGATACCAAGTATTTGAGGCCTGGATGGACTGAGGAGAGGAAGAAATATGCTTGA
- a CDS encoding MFS transporter, putative: MSLGDPDFEVEDIDKSRFDTVEIVANADRPNPRKEAPAYVANLSPDERTQAEKALVRKVDMRLLPMIIIMYIFNYLDRGNLASSRLAGLEKDLGLVGDQFATCVSILFVGYLLMQIPSNLMLNKFGKPALYLPIAMILWGTISTATAAAQSYAGLVVIRFFLGFVEAAYFPGCLYFLSVWYTRKELGFRTAALYSGSLLSGAFSGLIAAGITSNMDNVLGMRAWRWLFIIEGAATIVIAFIAIFVLPNFPRTTSWLSEEEKQLAVWRLEEDIGEDDWMDSEQQTLLYGAKLAFTDIKTWVLMLMIFCIVSSTSVTNFFPTVVKTLQYGDIETLLLTAPPYCLAVICAFGNAWHADRTGERYFHVTAPLYISIVAFIIAATTKATAPRYVAMMLMVPSFYSSYVVALGWISNTLPRPAAKRAAALAAINCVSNASSIYASYLYPDSQAPRFIPAMSVNCATAFIAIISATMLRFMLVHLNKKLDRGEEVEGAVPGEGSRRGFRFLV; encoded by the exons ATGTCTCTCGGAGACCCGGACTTCGAAGTAGAAGATATAGACAAATCTCGCTTCGACACTGTCGAAATTGTTGCTAATGCCGACAGGCCCAATCCTCGGAAAGAGGCCCCGGCCTACGTTGCCAACCTGAGCCCCGATGAACGCACACAAGCTGAGAAGGCCCTTGTCCGTAAGGTTGACATGCGCTTACTACCCATGATAATTATCATGTACATCTTTAACTACCTCGATCGGGGGAATCTCGCTTCAAGTCGACTAGCAGGCCTCGAAAAAGACCTAGGTCTTGTGGGCGACCAGTTCGCGACCTGCGTCAGCATACTGTTTGTTGGTTACCTGTTGATGCAGATCCCATCCAACCTGATGCTCAATAAATTCGGCAAGCCTGCTCTCTACCTGCCTATTGCTATGATTCTCTGGGGTACCATTTCCACAGCTACAGCCGCTGCTCAAAGCTACGCCGGTCTAGTGGTTATCCGCTTCTTCCTAGGTTTCGTCGAGGCCGCCTACTTCCCAGGCTGCTTGTACTTCCTGAGTGTTTGGTACACCCGCAAGGAACTAGGCTTCCGCACCGCAGCGTTGTATTCTGGATCCTTGCTCTCGGGTGCTTTCTCGGGTCTGATTGCAGCGGGAATCACTAGCAATATGGACAACGTACTAGGAATGCGTGCCTGGCGGTGGTTATTCATCATCGAAGGTGCCGCAACTATTGTAATTGCCTTTATCGCAATTTTCGTCCTCCCCAACTTCCCTCGCACAACCAGCTGGCTctcagaagaggagaagcaACTGGCCGTATGGCGTCTGGAAGAAGACATCGGCGAAGATGATTGGATGGACAGCGAGCAGCAGACCTTACTATACGGAGCCAAGCTTGCCTTTACCGATATCAAGACCTGGGTTTTGATGCTCATGATCTTTTGTATTGTTTCCTCCACCTCCGTCACCAACTTCTTCCCGACGGTCGTCAAAACACTCCAATACGGTGACATCGAGACTCTACTCCTGACAGCCCCGCCGTATTGCCTGGCTGTTATCTGTGCCTTTGGAAACGCATGGCATGCAGACCGTACCGGAGAGCGGTACTTCCATGTCACCGCACCGCTCTATATTTCCATCGTGGCATTCATCATTGCGGCTACTACCAAAGCTACTGCACCACGGTATGTAGCGATGATGCTCATGGTGCCATCTTTCTACTCCAGCTACGTTGTCGCCCTCGGCTGGATTTCAAATACCCTTCCTCGTCCAGCTGCGAAGCGTGCGGCTGCTCTGGCTGCTATTAATTGCGTTAGCAACGCCAGCAGTATCTATGCCAGCTACTTGTATCCTGATTCTCAGGCTCCAAGATTTA TTCCTGCCATGTCTGTCAACTGCGCAACGGCTTTCATCGCCATCATCTCTGCAACGATGCTCCGATTTATGCTCGTACATCTCAATAAGAAGCTCGACCGTGGTGAGGAGGTCGAGGGCGCTGTTCCTGGCGAAGGAAGTCGTCGTGGTTTCCGCTTTTTGGTTTAA